Sequence from the [Clostridium] scindens genome:
GATGCTCCTTAGCCAGTGCCGGCAAGATATCTCTTAACTGCTCCTTCCAGTAATCCCGGTCCCTCTGATAAACCTTCGACTGCATATATTTCTGCTCAGATTCAATATGAAGCCTGTAATCAGGCGCAATCTGACACTGTGTCTCTTTATTCTGCAATAATTGAAAATAGTTATAAATAATATGATTTGTCACAAGCGCATGCGACCATGCATCCGCAACAATATGATGGACTCTTGTCAATATTCCGCCTGAACTGTCTGACCGCTTAAATATAAGCATTTGACAAAGCGGAGAATCACATAGCGTAAAATGTTCTCTTGCCACAGACTGATACCAGGTATCAATCCCCTGTTCATTCGTTCCTGTAAAATCGAAAAATTCCGCTCTCCCGGGAATCTCTTCCGAGATATATTGGCACGGTCTGCCATCCCTTACGGTAATTCTAAGCCGCAGGGTTGGGAATGCCTTGTATGCAAGTTCTATACATCTCTGAAGGTATTCAATATTCAAATTTCCCTCTATCTTAAGCGCCGTGCAGATATTATTCATAGGCAGGCCTGGATGTGCCGATTCCAGGTTCCAGATATTCTGCTGGCTATATGATAAAGGAAAGAAATCTACTGGCGTCCTCTCATTTTCTTTTCGTCTCTCCATCGTCTGCCTCATCCTCTAGTATATAAAATCTCTCATTATCAGTAATGTATTTATTATATAACAAACCTATGGAAAGCACCAGATGATTTACGTCAATTTTTCTCCCAGCCACACCCCCACGATACATCCGGCCACGCTGAGCAGTATATAAAGCAGGGCAGCCGCCCTCTGTCCTTGTTTAAGCATTCTTAACGATTCCAGGGAGAAGGTGGAAAAAGTAGTGAAGCCGCCGCATACTCCCGTTTTAAGGAACAGGACGGCGTAAGGGCCAGCCTCGCGCTTTGCCGCCAGACCCACGACAACTCCGATGAGAACGGCTCCTGCCAGATTCGTCACCAGCGTCAGCACCGGGAAATCGCCTTTCCAGGGAATGAGACTGATGATATATCTGAAAATGGCCCCAATCGCCCCTCCTAATCCCACCCATAAGAATCGGGCCATCATGCCTTAAGCACCTTGATCTGGCACATCTGCATCGCCTTCAACGCATTCTCATGGCTCTCTTTCGTAACTCCGGCGCAGCAGGCAGCATCCACAATGACCGGCACTTCCGGCAGGAATGCCTTTGCAATCATGGCATTGGAGATTACGCAGATATCCGTACACAGGCCTACGAATGTAATGGATTCGATACCAGTCTCCCCTTTTGCCTTTAAGTCCTGATCCTGGGCCCGAAGCAGGGGGCCTAACGCATCGCTTCCAAATGTACGCTTGTCAATGGGCATCTCTTCTCGCTCCGCTTCAATCTCTGGATGAAGTTCCCATCCTTTGGTTCCCTTGATGCAATGGGGAACCGGAAGGTTCCTGCCTTCCTGGGTATCCAGGTAGTTCTCGCTATGGGTGTCCCTGGTATAAAGGATACGCCCTTTAAATCCTTTGATCTTCTCCACCACTTTTGGCACGATCGCTACCGCTTCTTTCGTTCCCAGCGCTCCGTCAATAAAATCATTCTGCATATCTACTACCACTAAGATATCCATATTCCTGCCTCCTTTTCAGATTGTCTACTGCTTCTATTATATACGAGATCGCGCCAAAAGCAATTCCTTTTAAATTCCTACTGCATATTTCCCGGGAACCTGGGAATTCCATCAAAGCCCTTTTTCAAGTCCTCGTCGGTAGGGATATAGTCGGTCATCTCTTTGTTGTGGAACTTTTCATATGCCATCATATCAAAGTATCCAGTTCCGGTCAGCCCGAACACGATGGTCTTCTCTTCCCCTGTCTCTTTGCATTTGAGCGCCTCGTCAATGGCAACTTTGATGGCGTGGCTGCTCTCCGGCGCGGGGAGGATTCCCTCCACTCTCGCGAAACGCTCGGCGGCCTCGAATACAGCCGTCTGCTCCACAGACCGGGCCTCCATATATCCATCCGCATACAACTGGGAAAGAATGGAACTCATGCCGTGATAGCGAAGTCCTCCTGCATGGTTCGCAGATGGTATGAATCCGCTTCCCAGAGTATACATCTTTGCCAGCGGGCATACCATTCCGGTGTCGCAGAAATCATAGGCATATACGCCTCGGGTGAGGCTCGGGCAGGAAGCCGGCTCTACGGCGATAAAGTGATACTCCTTCTCTCCCCTTAATTTCTCTCCCATGAACGGAGAAATCAGGCCTCCAAGGTTCGAACCGCCTCCAGCGCACCCAATGATGATGTCCGGCGTAATTCCATACTTGTCAAGAGCAATCTTCGTCTCCATGCCGATGATCGACTGATGCAGAAGCACCTGGTTCAGCACGCTTCCAAGTACATAACGATACCCTTCGCTTCCAACCGCCACTTCCACAGCCTCTGATATGGCGCAGCCCAGGCTTCCAGTCGTGCCTGGATGCTCTGCCAGAATCCTGCGTCCCACCTGTGTCTCTTCCGATGGGGACGGTGTGACGCTGGCTCCATAGGTACGCATCACTTCCCGTCGGAAAGGCTTCTGCTCGTATGAGCATTTGACCATGAATACCTTGCAGTCCAGATCCAGATAAGAGCAGGCCATGGAAAGAGCGGTTCCCCACTGTCCCGCGCCCGTCTCCGTGGTCACTCCTTTAAGCCCTTGCTTCTTGGCATAGTAGGCTTGCGCGATGGCGGAGTTAAGTTTATGGCTTCCGCTGGTATTATTTCCTTCAAACTTATAATAAATCTTCGCCGGCGTATCCAGTTTCTCTTCCAGGCAGTATGCCCGTATCAGAGGCGCCGGACGGTACATCTTATAGAAATCAAGTATCTCCTGCGGGATATCGATATAACGGTTATCATTGTCCAGTTCCTGAGCTACTAGTTCCTCGCAGAATACGGCGGACAGTTCTTCTGCCGTCATAGGCTTTAAGGTTCCGGGATTCAGAAGCGGGGCCGGCTTATTCTCCATGTCCGCCCGCACATTGTACCATGTCTTAGGCATCTCGCTTTCTTCCAGATAGATTTTGTAAGGGATCTGCTTTTCTTTCATCACTTTCTTCTCCTTTCAATGCTGGGTTTCGGGACATGGTATTTTCAATGCCCGCCTGATCGGCGAAAGCAAAAAAAATACCCTTATCCCATACAATAACTATTGCAGGGACAAGAGTAGTATTATCAAAACTCCTGCGGTGCCACCCGGCTTGGTATATCTGATCCATATACCCACTCATGCGTACCATCATACGCGGACTTTGTTAACGGAGTACTCTCTCCGGCTCGCCTACTAAATATCTTCAACTTGCCCTCAGAAGCCCATTCCCTCTGGATTCAGCCTGCTGCAATCCCACCATCTGCAGCTCTCTGTGTGATGAATTTCCAAAAGTACTTACTCTTCCTCATCGGTTTAGTGA
This genomic interval carries:
- the crcB gene encoding fluoride efflux transporter CrcB, with the protein product MMARFLWVGLGGAIGAIFRYIISLIPWKGDFPVLTLVTNLAGAVLIGVVVGLAAKREAGPYAVLFLKTGVCGGFTTFSTFSLESLRMLKQGQRAAALLYILLSVAGCIVGVWLGEKLT
- a CDS encoding TrpB-like pyridoxal phosphate-dependent enzyme, with amino-acid sequence MKEKQIPYKIYLEESEMPKTWYNVRADMENKPAPLLNPGTLKPMTAEELSAVFCEELVAQELDNDNRYIDIPQEILDFYKMYRPAPLIRAYCLEEKLDTPAKIYYKFEGNNTSGSHKLNSAIAQAYYAKKQGLKGVTTETGAGQWGTALSMACSYLDLDCKVFMVKCSYEQKPFRREVMRTYGASVTPSPSEETQVGRRILAEHPGTTGSLGCAISEAVEVAVGSEGYRYVLGSVLNQVLLHQSIIGMETKIALDKYGITPDIIIGCAGGGSNLGGLISPFMGEKLRGEKEYHFIAVEPASCPSLTRGVYAYDFCDTGMVCPLAKMYTLGSGFIPSANHAGGLRYHGMSSILSQLYADGYMEARSVEQTAVFEAAERFARVEGILPAPESSHAIKVAIDEALKCKETGEEKTIVFGLTGTGYFDMMAYEKFHNKEMTDYIPTDEDLKKGFDGIPRFPGNMQ
- a CDS encoding cysteine hydrolase family protein; amino-acid sequence: MDILVVVDMQNDFIDGALGTKEAVAIVPKVVEKIKGFKGRILYTRDTHSENYLDTQEGRNLPVPHCIKGTKGWELHPEIEAEREEMPIDKRTFGSDALGPLLRAQDQDLKAKGETGIESITFVGLCTDICVISNAMIAKAFLPEVPVIVDAACCAGVTKESHENALKAMQMCQIKVLKA